The genomic region CATCAAGTCCAACCCCAAGCCCATTATGCCATTTGTATCTATGAGTAAAATAAACAACCTTGAGGCTTGTATTTTTCACCCCACCTGCTCCTGTCCAGCCAAATCCCATAATCCCCCCTGCAATAATCCCATTCCAAAGTTGTCCCCCTACATCAAAACCACCTTTGCTATCAAGCATTGTGCCATACCCTTGTCCAAAACTACCGACATAACCCAGCTTAGAACTATAACCACCTGCTTTTAGATTAACTTGTAAGTTATAAATCCCTCTTGTTTTTGCCATACCCCCAAATTCAGGAGCATTAAGATCGGCAAAATAAGCGGCCAGATTTGAACCACCTGTATGGAATCTTGCCTTGCCATTCATGATAGTCCCGGCAATTTGCCCCAATACACCCAGACTAAGCCCATTATCAAATTCGTATTTATAATGAATATCCCCAAACAACATCATATCATAAAGTTGTTGCGCCCAACTATAATAAAGTTTAAACCCTAATCCTTTGGGTGCAAAATCTTTATTGCTTTCAATCCCTAAAATCACAAGGTTGTTTCCAATCCCATAAGTTTTAACTTGATTCATTGCAAGCATAATGTTATCAGTCATCCAGCTATCATAAGCAGAGGCATAAAGTCTAATCCCCTTAATATCTTCATTGCTAATCATTCCTCCCAAACCTCTATCCCCATAAGAAGTCCCTGCATTGAGGGCTGAAACAATATTCATTTGCCCTAAACGAACTGTTGTCTTGCTGCCTAAGGCTTCAAAATTTTTATTGATATACAAATTACTGATGTTAAATACATCCGGAGCAGAATGTTGATCAATTCTTGGCGCTCTGGATCCTCCAATGGAATCATCTGTATTTACAGCATCCGGAACACCCGGACCATAAGCAGCAAAAACGCCTACTGTCAAACTATATCCATTCACTTCTCCGGAATGAATATTGGGCAAGAAAAACATTTGGTAGCCCTGACCTGAACCATCTCTACCATCACTATAAAAATACTTTCCTCTCAGCCAACCATCCAGGGTAGCATTTTCTACCATCTCTTTCAGAGAAGAGGCACCTAAAATCCCTGTGACCACGAAAGTTAAAAACGCAATCTTTAAAATTTTCATTAAACACTCCTAAGTTTTTATCAGTTTGCAATCTGATTTACCATAGATTATAGCTATAAAAATATAAAAACTTAATAGAAAAATCTTTGTTCATGCATTAAGATATTAAAAATTATAAGTTATCTGAAATCTTGTCCGATTAAGGGATATATCTCCAAATATACTTGCATAATAAAGTTGAGCTGATATTTTCTTGCTAATTTTATAAACAACACCCGGAGTAATCTCCACAAAAGAAGCATCCATGGTTTTTTTGTTTGGATAAGCAGAGACTTTTCCGCGATAGTGGTAATTTGGATTATTTGATCCTGCCACCAATAGAGGATAATTATTTTTTCCACTCACCCATGCGCCCTCAAGAGACAAAATAAATGAACCTATACGATAATCTGCTCCCCAATAGAGTGCTGTAATATTTGTATTTTTAGTTGCTCCGGACCCCAAAAATCCAAACCCATCTGCGCCATGCCCTTGCGATCCATTCCAAAGCTTACCTGCTGTATTAAAGCCTCCTATATTATCTAACAACACCCCATACCCATCGCCAAAACTCCCTGCAAACCCTAGCTTGGCATAAAACTTATGTACCTCAAAGCTTGCTTGAATATTATAAAGTCCCCGATTCTTGGCTAATTCCTGAGGATTATTTGCATTTAAAGTCTCATTTTTTACCTTATCTTGGAAATAATTCTTTAAATAAAGACTCCGACTCTGAAACCCCGCAACATCACTGACACCACTAACACCTACTTGCCCCATAAGCTTGAAAAATATATGTTCTGCAAAGCTATATTTATAGCCTAGCTCACCAAAAACCATGTAGTCAATCAAATGATATGCCCATAAATCATAAAGTTTAAAATTCAAAGAATGCAAATTGCCTTCATCCAAATGATAATTTCCCATAACTCCTGCGATAAATAAATTATTCCCAATGCCTGAACCTTGCTTTTTTTTGTCATCGGGATTTTTGCTCGCTTGAGCAGCGATATAAATATCATCGGTTATCCA from Helicobacter sp. 11S03491-1 harbors:
- a CDS encoding major outer membrane protein, producing MKYKILGIVLMLGFGIGEGSDLKEAFENASIKGFTFGRYTLMGGKDGAGNRYQFRAKIDVTSGEVNGYSLTGGIFFSQGSGTPDKGSITDSDIQGSRGVHTDMSGSDVFNISNLYMNKIFSSTKTSIQVGQMNLISPFTDKSVDRGIGVSVLNSDIESLQFFVSGYDSWITDDIYIAAQASKNPDDKKKQGSGIGNNLFIAGVMGNYHLDEGNLHSLNFKLYDLWAYHLIDYMVFGELGYKYSFAEHIFFKLMGQVGVSGVSDVAGFQSRSLYLKNYFQDKVKNETLNANNPQELAKNRGLYNIQASFEVHKFYAKLGFAGSFGDGYGVLLDNIGGFNTAGKLWNGSQGHGADGFGFLGSGATKNTNITALYWGADYRIGSFILSLEGAWVSGKNNYPLLVAGSNNPNYHYRGKVSAYPNKKTMDASFVEITPGVVYKISKKISAQLYYASIFGDISLNRTRFQITYNF